A segment of the Streptomyces sp. XD-27 genome:
GGGCGGCAACCCTCGACGTCGGCTTTCCTGTTGCCTTTCGGCGTGCCGGCCTTTGCTTCTTGAGCCTTCCTGTTCCCGCTGTCCCATCGGTCTGCCTTACGACTTCCCTACCCGTCACGGGGAGGACATCGGGGTTTCCGTGTTCCGCATGTTGTAGATACGACCGGGGCGGATGCCCCCTTTGCCCCGAGATCAGGGTGTGCCAGACACGAGCGAGTATCACCCGCGCCCCTTTCGCCATCTCAGGCGTGATCTTGTCATCCGCCGTTTACATTCCCATCTGACGCGGATTGCTTCTTACGAGGCTTTACAACGGGGGTTCGTCTCCTCATCCTTCCGATCTTCCCCTCGCCTGTACTAGACCGATGGGCGGTCTCGCCTTGGGCTTTCCGGCCTGCTCTCCACCGGCGGATTACTCCTCCCGCAGTCGGCCGTGGGGACCGGGCTTGCACACCGCCCGGAATCGGTAACTCCTTTCTGCCTTATACCGATTGCTACAAACAAGCGACTTCACGTCGCACGTACTCGCGGAGCAGGGATCTGACCGGTGCGCCTCAGCGGTAGTCGGCCAGGCCATCCGCGAGTTCTTCTTCGTCGCCGTCGCGGATAGCGTAGAGGGCTTGCTGCAGTGCGAATGTGCCGCGGATCGCGGCGATGCGGGTGAAGAGTCCGTGGTTTGACCAGCTGCCCAGGGCGAGCACCCGCTCCAGGAGCTCAGGGCCGTAGCTGGCGCCGATGGCTGCGAGGTCCTGGGCCGGGTCGCTGAGTGTGACATCGTCCCAGTCGAGTACTCCGGAGAGGTGCGGCAGGCCGTGCGTCCACTCCCACAGGACGTTTTCGGCACCGAGGTCGCCATGCACCACTGCTCGGGTGAGGTGGGGAAGGCTGTCGAGTGCTGTGAGTTCCCGCTCGGCCCGTAGGCGTCCGCTGTCGGACATGAGCTGGAACAGCTCCGCGCGCACGTTCTTGGCGAACCGCCGCCACTGGCCTTCTGCTGCCTGAGGGAGAACTGCTCGTACCGTCTCGTCGGTGCCAGCACGGGCCAGACCGGACAGAAGTGTGGCGTACTGCGCCGCCACGGTGTCGACCACTTGGGCATCGTTGAGTGCGTCGGTCTCCAGCGGTTCCCCGGGAATGCGGCTGAGTACCAGGAACGGTGCCTCGTCGGTGCCGTGGGCGGCGCCCTGGAGCAGCGGTTCAGGTGTGCGGAAGCCGAGGTCGAGTCCGGCGAGTGCGTGTAGTGCGGCCACCCGCTCGGGCAACCGGGCGGCCGCTGCCCGGGTGCGAGGCAGGCACACGACGCGGTCTGAGCCAATGACCACGACGTGGAATTGCCCCTGACGTACTGCAAGGTCGTCCGGCTTGTCGTCGGGCAGCAGACGGCTCAGCAGAGCGCGATGCGTCGTACGGATGCTCACGAGTGTCCTCTGGATCCTTCGATGGTCGGAGGCAATGTGCACGAAGTGCTATCAGGCCGCGCCAGCGAACGGGCGTCCGCCCCAGCGAATGCCCTTCTCGCTGCGGATGCGGGCCCGTTCTCGGCGTTGAGCGGCCAGGACATCGGGATGGCGCGCGTTGGCGTTGCGCCATCGCAGATAGGCGTGCAGGGCCTGGGTCCGTGCGGGGTGGCTGCGGTGGTTTGAGTTGGCCAGGGTGAACTGCCGCAGCGGGCCGAAGTGGGCCTCGACCGGGTTGGCCCAGGAGGTGTAGGTCGGGGTGAAGCACAGCTCGACTTTGTTCTTCTTCGCCCAGCGGCGGATGTCCGCGCCGGTGTGGGAGGAGAGGTTGTCCAGGATGATGTAGATCGGGGCTCCGTCGGGCCGGGCGGCACGGATCGACTTCAGCGCGGCCAGGGTGTTGGCGGTGCCCTTGCGGCGCCGGTTGACGCCCCACAGCCGGTCGTCGCCCACGGAGTAGCAGCCGTGGAAGTAGGTGACACCGTGGGTGCGGTGGTAGGTCGCCGGCAGGCGGTCGGGCTTGCCCTGCTTCGCCCAGCAGGAGCCCGCGGTGGGCCGGATCCCCAGCGGCCCGAACTCGTCGAAGGCGAAGACCCGGTCCGGGAAGTGCTGCAGGACGCGCTCGATCCGGTTGAGCTTGGCGTCGCGTTCGGGGTCGGGGGACTCCTTCCAGGTCTTGGTGCGCTGGAAGGTGATGCCGCGGCGGCGGAGCAGGCACCGTAAGGCTTCGCGGCCGATGCGGATGACGCGTCCGTGCACGCGGCGCAGGTAGGCGGCGAGTTTGCGGATCGACCAGCGGGTGAAGGGCTGGCCGAGTTTGGTGGGGCGGGTGGTGGCCGTCTGGATGACGAAATCTTCGTCGTCAGGGGTGAGCAGGCGGGGACGGCCTCCCGCCCATTGAGGGTCCAGGCAGGCCAGGCCGATCTCGTTGAACCGGTGGATCACCTCCCGCACCGTGTCCTCGTCGGCCTGGACCAGCTGGGCGATCACCGGTACACGGTTTCCGCCGGCGGACGCGAGCAGCATCATCGCCCGGCGATAGCGCACTGAGCTGGTGCTGCCCCGGCGCGCGATCTGCTGCAGTTTCTGCCCTTCCTGGTCGGTCAGTCTGCGCACCCGCACAGGCTCGGCCACCACACCTCCAGCGATCGGAACGGACGTTACCGCCCATCCAACCGCTCCAACTACCAACCTGGCGAACCTATTCGGTCACTGCACTAACGAGCTCGTGCATGGTTGGAGGTGAGGCGTCGAGCTCTGATCGTTGATCATGGTTGTGTGGTGGGGAACGCGACACGTGCAGCGATCATCAGCAATCGAAAGATCACGGGCCTGTCGATCGATGTGATCACTGAACTGGTCGCCGAGGTCGGCCCGTTGTGGCATGAACGTCACCAGGCAAGGCTTGTGTCGCGGCCGCGGAAGCGGGCGGTGGGCGCCGGCGCGAAGCACCGGCTGGTGTTCGTCGACCGGCTTCTGGCCACCCTCGTCCATCTCCGCCACGGAACCACCCACGATGTGCTGGCCTGCTGGTTCGGTGTGGAACGCTCGACCATCACCCGGGCCATCGGCGAGGTGCGGCCCCTGCTCGCCGAGCGCGGGTGCACCATCAGCCCCGGCGTACGACTGCGGACCCTCGCCGCGGTGGTCGACTATCTCGGCGCCAGCGGGAAGACCGGGATCGTCGACGGCACCGAGATCCGGGCCCGACGCCCCGCCGTCGGCCGCAAGGGCCGGGATGCGTTCATCTCCGGCAAGAGCAAGCAGAACGCCGTCAAGGCCATGGTGGTCACGGACGAAGACGGCCGCGTGCTGTTCTGCAGCCCGACCAGGCCCGGAAGCTGCGCGGACATCACCCACGCCCGCCAGTTAGGGCTGGTCAAGCTCTTGGCCGATGGACCCGCGGTGGAGATCCTCTCCGACGCCGGCTACCAGGGTCTGGGCGCGCAGACCGGCGGACGTGCGGTGACACCACCACACCGCAAGTTCAAGAAGAACGCCCCGGACTGGTACGAGGAGATGTACGAGCGCCAGCGCAAAGCGCATTCCTCGCGACGCATCCGGGTCGAGCACGGCATCGCACACCCGAAGAACTGGCGAGCCCTGGCCCGCCACCACGGCCATCGCGAGCACATGAGCGACACCGTCCAAGCCATCGCCAGCTTGCTGTCCCACCAGCAGACCACGGACCTGGCATCGACTCAGCAGACGTGAACATCGAGCCCTAGCGAAGTCCTCGACGCCTCACCTCCAACCATGCACGAGCTCGTTAGGGGCTGCTCGATGACCGCGCCGGACTCGTCCCGGCCGTTGCAGAAGGATCGGGACGTGACCTGTGCTAATCGGTGACCCCGATTCCGGGTATGGGGAGCGGTCCGGGTGGCTACGGCTCGTCCATACGGATGTTGTCGGAGATGTAGCGGAAGTACGGGTCGTCCTCGCTGCGCTTCGGCCGTTTACCGGGCGGCGGTGGCAGCATGGCCAGCGGGAGTCCGCCGATCGAATGGTCCGTCGCGCCCGTGCACCACTCCTCGACGATGCTCGCCTGGGCCTCGATCCCGAAGTACCGCCACGCCGGTCCCGGCGGTCCGTAGTCATAACTCGCGGAGCCGCCCAGCTTGTCCAGCGCGGCCTTCCAGAAGTACTCGCTCTTGAAGGACTTGTGGGCCACCTGCCAGGCGTGCGTGAGCTCGTGCATGAGCAGCCCCTCCGACGGGTTCTCGAACGCGTCGCCGAGATTGACGAGGATCGTGCCGTCGGAGCTGGGCGTCACGAACGCCTGGTTCTCCTGCCCGGAGAGGTTCGTCAGCCGGATCCGGTCCCACGGCAGGGTGTTCTCGAAGCACTGCTGCGCCCACGCCCTCTCCGGGGCGCGCAGTGTCCGGTGCCGCACGAGCGCGTTCCCGATCAGCACGCCGCCCACGAACACCGGAATGATCATGGCCGGTCCGACCAGGAAGGCCGCACCGCCGGCGAGCGCCAGCCCCGGCAGCCCGCCCGCCTGGAACAGCGACGTGTTCCCGAGCGCACCGAGCTCCGAGCCGACGAAGACCAGCCCGGCCAGACACTGACCCGCCGGACCGAGGGGGCTCAGGAGCGCGGATGTGACCGCGAACTCGAGGATGTCGCCGGCGAGGTCGGCGAAGCCCCGAGCACGCCCGTCAGCTCTGAGCTGCGGCTCACCGACAACGCGCCCGTCCGCAGGTCCGGCCAGTGCTCGGCGATGACGGCCTTGCTCGCGTCCTGGTCCCAGTCGACCTGACTATCCCCGGGCGTGTCCCAGCCGTACACCGAACCGGAGCTCTGGGCGATCACCGCGACCACGCCGTTGGCCGACCGCACGACGCCCTTCACGCAGAAGTCGTACGAGAAGACCCCGGTGGCCTTCATGTAGCCCTTGAACCTTGCCGTCCCGTCGCTGTTGAGGACGTACTCGACCTTGCCGCCGAGCGGCACCCCGGCCGGCGTGACCACGGGTTTGGAGAACGTCCGCGTCTCCGGTCGCTGGATGATCGTCAGCTCCGACACGGCGGTGCCGCGCTGCGCGCCGTCGTTCGCCACCCAGTCGATGCCGAGCGGCAGGCGGACGGCGGGGCGGGCGTGGTCTGCGTGGACGTCGACCCGTAGGGGCACCGTCTTCTGGGTGTCGTGGGGCTCCAGCTCCAGCGTTCCGGACTCGACCGTCACACCCGGCGGCAGCGCCACCGGCGTCAGCCGGATCGTCTTGCGGCCGCCGCCGGAGGATGCGGCGACCGTCAGCTGACCGCTCCCGCCCGTCTGCACACCGAGGCTGAGGGGGCTCGTCCACACCGTCGTCGACCCCGGGAGCACCGTCACGTTCAGGTCGACGTAGCGGGAGGTGACTCCGCCGTGGAAGGAGGCCACCAGATCGGTCCAGAGCACCGGGCCGAGGGGTGCGGTGCACGCGACCTTCAACGGGAGGCTGATCGTACGGTTAGCCATCGGCTCGTAGGCCAGGTGGATCTCCGGCACCGACAGGATCGTGTCGTACCCCTGGATGTGGAACGTCACCTCGCCCCCGGAACCGAGCCCCGAGGTCACCGTCACAGCGAGATCGACCTTGTCGCCCTGGCCGATCGAGAAGGTATCGTCCGTCAGCGTCACGGACACGTCCTCGACGATCGCCCGTACGTCGATCTCCACCGGAGTCCATCCCGGTGCCACCAGAGCAAGCTTCGCGTGCACCACGCCGCCCCAGTCCTCCGGGGCCGCGAAGTCCACCAGCACCGTGACCTGGTCCTGGCGCAGTACCCTCACGGAGTCGGTATTCGCGGCGCGGTCGACCTCGTGGAAGTCGAGGAAGCCCTCGCGCCGCACCCGGTCCAGCTCGTGCGGGGTCATGCCGTCCAGCAGCCCGAGCCGTTCCGCCTCCCGGTAGCTCAGCCGCTCCGCACGCCAGACCACGATCTCCCAGGAGCGGACCACCGGGGCGCCTCCGATGAGAAAGGCCCGCAGTTCCGTCGCCGACGGGGCCTTCGCAACCGACACGGAGCCGCCCGCGGTCTCGCCCGGCTCCATCGCCACGTCGATGTCCTCAGGCTCCACCAGCGGCTCATGATCGCCCGCGCCGACTGCGACATACAGTGGCACCGCGCCCACGGGCGCGCCGTCCACCTCGGCGACCAGCCGTCCGAGCTGCCAGTGTGCGGTGGCGCCCGCGGGCGCGGTGCACTTCAGCTCGACCGTGATCTCCTGACTGGGCCCGCCCACTTCGATGGGCTCCGCTCCCGTGCCCTGGCGGAGGACCACGGTGTCCTCGACGATGCCGTGCCGCCGGGCGCTCTCGCGGATCTCGGGCGGGAACGCGGGCAGCTCCTCGATCTCCGCACGCGTCATCCGCCGGCGGAAGGGCGTCGATACGACGACGGCGCCCACGTCCACGAGGGAGCCGACGCCTTCGATGCGGAAGGTCAGGGCCCCGGCGGGGGAGAGCCGGCTGATCCGCAGCTCCTGGCTGCGGGCCGTCCCGGGCGCCGCATGGGCCCAGATCGGATTTGGTGTGAACGCAGTCATCGCTGCTCCTCAGCCTGCTGGATCACCCGTCCGCATCTTCAGTCTCCTCCGGTTCTGCGGGGCTGTCCTGGGGGCCGGCCGGCCTGCGCGCCGGACACCGCCGCCCCGGATCACGCGGCCGTCGGCCGCACCTCCCGCGCCGACCTGGCGTCTAGCGCCTCCGGGGTGCGCGGGCCGGTCGACGTCGTCCAGGAAGAAGAACCGCTCCAGCTCAGGTCTCGTCGGTTCCTCGGCGAACTTCCCGTACACCTCGGCCTGATCACCAGTTAAGAACTCCACCGGCATGAGGCGGACCGTAACCAGG
Coding sequences within it:
- the vph gene encoding viomycin phosphotransferase; the protein is MSIRTTHRALLSRLLPDDKPDDLAVRQGQFHVVVIGSDRVVCLPRTRAAAARLPERVAALHALAGLDLGFRTPEPLLQGAAHGTDEAPFLVLSRIPGEPLETDALNDAQVVDTVAAQYATLLSGLARAGTDETVRAVLPQAAEGQWRRFAKNVRAELFQLMSDSGRLRAERELTALDSLPHLTRAVVHGDLGAENVLWEWTHGLPHLSGVLDWDDVTLSDPAQDLAAIGASYGPELLERVLALGSWSNHGLFTRIAAIRGTFALQQALYAIRDGDEEELADGLADYR
- a CDS encoding IS630 family transposase, whose protein sequence is MAEPVRVRRLTDQEGQKLQQIARRGSTSSVRYRRAMMLLASAGGNRVPVIAQLVQADEDTVREVIHRFNEIGLACLDPQWAGGRPRLLTPDDEDFVIQTATTRPTKLGQPFTRWSIRKLAAYLRRVHGRVIRIGREALRCLLRRRGITFQRTKTWKESPDPERDAKLNRIERVLQHFPDRVFAFDEFGPLGIRPTAGSCWAKQGKPDRLPATYHRTHGVTYFHGCYSVGDDRLWGVNRRRKGTANTLAALKSIRAARPDGAPIYIILDNLSSHTGADIRRWAKKNKVELCFTPTYTSWANPVEAHFGPLRQFTLANSNHRSHPARTQALHAYLRWRNANARHPDVLAAQRRERARIRSEKGIRWGGRPFAGAA
- a CDS encoding transposase family protein codes for the protein MRRRALIVDHGCVVGNATRAAIISNRKITGLSIDVITELVAEVGPLWHERHQARLVSRPRKRAVGAGAKHRLVFVDRLLATLVHLRHGTTHDVLACWFGVERSTITRAIGEVRPLLAERGCTISPGVRLRTLAAVVDYLGASGKTGIVDGTEIRARRPAVGRKGRDAFISGKSKQNAVKAMVVTDEDGRVLFCSPTRPGSCADITHARQLGLVKLLADGPAVEILSDAGYQGLGAQTGGRAVTPPHRKFKKNAPDWYEEMYERQRKAHSSRRIRVEHGIAHPKNWRALARHHGHREHMSDTVQAIASLLSHQQTTDLASTQQT